In Nocardia sp. NBC_01327, the genomic stretch GGCAATGCCGAGACTGTCCTCGCAGACCACCTGCTTGACGTAGTCGATACCGCCCTCGAGGGCCTCCTGCCAGGGCGCGGTGCGCTGCAGGCGATCCGCGGTGCGGATGTAGAACATCAGATAGCGGTCGATGTAGCGGATGAGCGTCTCGTCGTCGAGGGCTCCGGCCAGCAGCACCGCATGCTTCGGGGTGAGACCGCCATTACCGCCGACGTAGAGATTCCAGCCGTTCTCGGTGGCGATGACGCCGACATCCTTGCCGCGCGCCTCCGCGCACTCGCGGGCGCATCCGGAGACCCCGAGCTTGATCTTGTGCGGGGACCGCAGCCCGCGGTAGCGCTTCTCCAGCAGCACCGCCATGCCGACCGAATCCTGCTGACCATAGCGGCACCAGGTGGAACCGACGCAGCTCTTCACGGTGCGCAGCGATTTGCCGTACGCGTGACCGGATTCCATGCCCACCTCGACCAGGCGCTTCCAGATCAGCGGCAGCTGCTCCACCCGCGCGCCGAACAGGTCGATGCGCTGACCGCCGGTGACCTTCACGTACAGGCCGAAATCCTTGGCGACCTGACCGATGGTGATGAGCTGATCGGCGGTGACCTCACCGCCGGGCATGCGCGGCACCACCGAATAGGTGCCGTTCTTCTGCAGATTCGCCAGGAAGTGGTCATTGGTGTCCTGCAGCGAGGCCTGCTCCCCGTCCAGGATGTGATCGCTGGAGGTCGAGGCCAGGATGGAGGCGACGGTCGGCTTGCAGATATCGCAGCCGGATCCGGCGCCGTACCTGGCGATCAGCGCCGAGAAGGTGCGCACGCCGGTGGACTGGACGATATGGAACAGCTCGGCCCGCGACTGGGTGAAGTGCTCGCACAGCGCCTTCGACTGCGCCACACCCGACTGCTCCAGCAGCTTCTTGAGCATGGGAACGCAACCGCCGCAGGAGGTTCCGGCATTGGTGCAGCTCTTGACGGCCGGCACATCGCAGGCGCCCTCGGCGATGGCGCCGCAGATGGCGCCCTTGGTCACATTGTTGCAGGAGCAGATCTGCGCATCATCGGGCAGTGTGTCCGCGCCCAATTCCGCACCGGCCGGGGAGATGAGCGCGGCGGGTTCGGCCGGGAGCGGGCGGCCCACCAGCGGGCGCAGCGCCGAGTACTGGGCGGCATCGCCGACCAGAATGCCGCCGAGCAGCGTCTTGGCATCATCGGAGACAACAAGTTTCGCGTAGGTGCCCTTGGCGGCATCGTGCAGCACCACCGACAGCGCGCCCTCGGTCTTGGCGTGCGCGTCGCCGAAGCTGGCCACATCCACCCCGAGCAGCTTGAGCTTGGTGGACATATCCGCACCCGGGAATTCGCCTGCGCCGCCGAGCAATCGGTCCGCCACGACCTCGGCGGTGCTGTAACCCGGTGCGACCAGGCCGTAGCAGACACCCTCCACCGCGGCGACCTCACCGATGGCGTAGATGCTCGGATCGGAGGTCCGCAGCCCGAGATCGGTGATGACACCGCCGCGCGGCCCGACCTCCAGCCCGGCCTCGCGGGCGATCTCGTCACGCGGGCGCACACCGGCGGCGAAAACCACCATGGCGGTGCACAATTCGGTGCCGTCCGAGAGCGTAACGTTCAACCGCTCGGAAAGCGGTGCGTCCGTGACGGTTTCGATGGTCGAGGTGCCGACGCCGGTGTGCACGTGCAGACCCAGTTCGGTGACCAGCTGCGCCAGGATCGCGCCGCCGCCCTCGTCGATCTGCGCGGGCATGAGCCAGTTGTTGTACTCGACCACGTGCGGGGTCATGCCCAGCAGGCGCAGTGCGTTGGCGGCCTCCAGGCCGAGCAGACCGCCGCCGACCACCACGCCGACCGCACCCGGACCGGCGGCCTCGGCGGTGGCGCGAATGCCGTCCAGATCCGCGAGCGTGCGGTAGACGAAGCATTCGGAAGTGTCGTGGCCCGGCACCGGCGGCACCCAGGCGTACGAACCGGTGGCGAGAACCAGTGCGTCGTAATCGATTACGTCGCCGGTGGAGGTGGTGACCTTGCGTGCGGCCTTGTCGATACTGTCGGCACGAACGCCCAGGCGCACCCGCACCTGCGCGTCACCCTCGTAGCCATTGCCCGGCAGTGCGAGCGCGGAAGTCTCCCAGAGGCCCACGTAGGACGAGAGACCGACGCGGTCGTAGGCGGCCAGCGGCTCCTCGCTCAGCACGATGACCTGCCAGGCGTTCGCCTCGTCACGGGAGCGCAGCGCCTCCACGAAACGGTGTCCCACCATGCCGTGGCCGACGACAACCGCTGTCTTGTGTCCGACTGTGTGCGTCATGACAGTCCTTTCGAGAAGTGTGCGGGTCAGACCCGGGCCGGCGTGCTGGACAGGGAATCGGACTCTGCCGCTTCGGCTTCCAGCGCCGGCGCCGCGACATCGACGACCACGGCGGCGGGAGCGGCGGCATCGATGACCACGGCGGCGGGAGCCGCGGCGCGCGGGCGGCGCAGGAAGACCATCCAGCAGACCGCCCCGCACAGCACATAGAAGGCCATGAACACCCAGAAGGCGGTGGTGGCGGACTGGGTGGAGGCGTAGGAGGAGCGCAGCACCAGGTTGATGCCGACACCGCCCAGCGCGCCGACGGCGCCGACGAACCCGATGAGCGCACCGGAGCTGTTCTGCGCCCAGGCCGCCCGGGTCGCCGAATCACCGGGCAGGCTACGGGATTTCGCCTCGAACACCGAAGGAATGAGCTTGGTGACCGCACCGTTGCCGAAACCGGAGATGATGAACAGCGCGGTGAAACCGATGATGAGCGCCACCAGCACGCCGCCCTTCGGGCTGCCGGCGCCGTCGCCCGCGGTGCTGGCAACGGCCACCACCGCGGCCGCCGCCGTCATGGCGGTGAAGGTGTACAGCGTGACCTTGCCGCCGCCGATGCGGTCGGCCCACTTACCGCCGTACGGACGGGCCAGCGAACCGAGCAGCGGTCCGATGAAAGCGATCTGCGCGGCATGCAGCGCGGCGGCGGCGGCACTCGCGCCGCCCGCTTTGAAGCTGATCTGCAGCACCTGGCCGAAGGCGAAGCTGTAGCCGATGAACGATCCGAAGGTGCCGATGTACAGGAACGCGATGGCCCACGACTGCGGCAGCCGCAGCGATTTGACCATGTAGGACAGGTCGGCCTTCTGGTTCCTGACATTGTCCATGTTCAGGGCCGCACCGAGCGCCGCGACCACGATCAGCGCCAGGTACACCAGGCAGACCGCCGAGGCATTGCCGTACGCGCTGCCGAGGGTCGCGATGACCACCAGGCCGACCACCTGAATAGCGGGCACGCCGATATTGCCGCCGCCCGCGTTCATCCCCAGCGCCCAGCCCTTGAGCCGCTGCGGATAGAAGACATTGATATTCGCCATCGACGAGGAGAAATTGCCGCCGCCCAGACCCGCGAAGGCCGCGATGATCAGGAACGTCGTATACGAGGTGCCCGGCTTGTTGATGAAGTACAGGGTCAGCAGCACCGGCGCCAGCAGCGCCAGCGCGCTCACAATGGTCCAGTTGCGACCGCCGAACTTCGCGGTGGCGACGGTGTACGGAATCCGCATGATGCCGCCGACCAGGGTGGGCACCGCGCCCAGAAAGAATTTGCCCGCCGTATCGATATGGAAGACGGCCGTGGGCATGAACAGCACCATGACCGACCAGATCGACCACACCGAGAATCCGACGTGCTCGGCGAAGACCGACCAGATCAGATTGCGGCGCGCGATGGTCTTACCACCGGCCTCCCAGGCATCGACATCCTCGGCGTCCCAGTGTTCGATGTCGCGATTGCGCGTCAGCAGCTGCACGGCCCCTCCTGAAATCTGAATGACCTCAAGGTAGGAAACCGGTATTGCCGTCATGCTTGCGCGCAATGACCGTCAAATCAACGGTTGCTCACGTTTACCCGAACCGTTCGGTGAGACGGTGAGACCTCACCGCCACACAATTCCGACTGTGCGAATTATGCCCAGGTGTCTTCGAGCATGCGCGGCTTGCACGCCAGCCAGGCGCCCGCGAGCAGCACCAGCACCGCGACCACCAGCAGCGCGAACGGCGCCAGCCAGCCGCCGGTCACCGAATGCAGTGCGCCGAACAGCACCGGACCCAGGCAGGCCACGGCGTAGCCGACACCCTGGGTGAAGCCCGACAGTGCGGCCGAGCCGGCGGAGGTGCGGGTGCGCAGATTGATCAGGGTCAGCGCCATGGGGAAGGTCGACGGGCCCAGGCCCAGCAGCAGCACCCACACCAGAGGCGCGGCCATCGGGGCGATCAGCAGTCCGGCGAAGCCCGCGAAGAAGAAGCCGGCACAGGCGATGACCACCGGGAACGGATTCGCCATGCGGCCCACCACAATCGGTGCGCTGAGCGCCGCGACCAGGCCGATGAGCGCGAAGATGCCGACCATGCTGCCGCCGAAGGAGGCGCTCGCACCGGCGTCGGAGAAGATCTTCGGCATCCACGTGAACATGGAGTACGTGATCAGCGAGGTCATGCCGAACATCAGGGCCATGCCCCAGGCCAGCGAGGACTTCCACACCCGGCCCGTGGATTCGACTGCGTCGGCGGGCATTTCGGTGCTGTCCGCGCGGGCGTGATCACGGCGGATGCGCAGGACGCCCAGCCACGGCAGCATGGCGATGAGCGGCAGAATCGCCCACAGCCCCAGCGAGATCCGCCAGCCGTGCGCCTGTGCGATCGGCACCGCCACCAGCGCCGGGATCACCGTGCCCAGCTGCACCATGACGATGTAGACCGAGCTCAGCAGTGCCAGGCGGTCGGAGAAGTAGCGTTTGACCAGCGGCGGGATCACCACATTGCCGATACCCATACCGGTCAGGGCCAGCGCCGAGAAGACCAGCAGTTCCCAGGTGTCGGGGACCACCGCGCGAATCGCGGATCCGGCGGCGGTCATGCCCATGGCGACCAGCGCCGTGGTCTCGAGGCCCAGCCGCCGGGAAAGAATGGGGGTGAGCAGCCCGGCAGCGGCGAACATGGCGGTCGGGATCATGCCGAAGACGCCGACAACCGCGGTGCCGTACCCGATATCCGTGCCGATCCGGTCGGCCAGCGGGGTGAATGCGGTGACCGCGATGCGCAGGGTGAGCGCGGACATGATGAGCGCGGCGAGTACCAGGAGCCGCCCCTCGACGAGGGAGCGCTTGCGGATCACCCGATCGACGGCGATCTCCTGCGGTCGGGCAGCAGAACGGCCCCCGGCGGGGGCCGTCTCGTCGTGCAGCGTCTCGGCACTCAGCGTCACAGTCACCACAAAATCATAGGATGACCCGATGATGTGATGCAACGAATGTGAGGCACGGTACGCTGACTCCCGTGCAACCAGTCCGACGCACCAGCCTCATCGCCCAGGTCACCGAGCAGCTGCGTGCCGAAATCCGTTCCGGCCGTTGGTCCGTCGGCTCGCGTATCCCCACCGAGCCGGAGCTGACCGAACTCACCGGCACCGGCCGCAATACCGTGCGCGAAGCCGTCCAGGCGCTCGTGCACGCGGGCATGCTCGAGCGCAGGCAGGGTTCCGGGACCTATGTGATCTCCACCTCAACGCTCGGCGGCACCCTCGCCGAATACTTCGCCGACGCCCAGCAGCGCGACATCCTCGAATTGCGGCAGGCCCTGGACACCACCGCCGCCGCCCTCGCCGCCCGGCGCCGCGACGCCGGCGATATCGCCGACCTGGAACGACTGCTCGAGGATCGCCGCGCGACCTGGGACGACAATTTCGACGCCGCCATCGAGGCGGATGTGCAGCTGCACCGCGCCATCGTGGTCGCCAGCCACAATGCGGTGTACCTCGAGTTCTACGACTCGCTGCTGCCCATCATCGAGGCCGTCATCCGCTCCCGCTCCGAAAAGGCGGGGGCGGCCTATCATGACGAACACGCCGAACTGGTGCGGGCCGTCATCGACGGCGACCCGGAAGGCGCTGCGCGCGCGGCCAATTGCTTCCTCAGCTCACTGATCGCCGAATTTCCGGACGCACGATAAATCCTCGGGGTAACCGGGAGGTCACCACGTGCGGCACCGGAAGGTGAGCCGGAATTACCTCTTTCGTCACCGGAAAACCCCTGTGCGTAACCAGTACTTCGTACGGTGAACGCGACCGCAGGGACCTTCTCCCGGAACACATTCCGGGAGAACCGATGAGGGCGGTCGGTAGTGCGAGAGGAACACTGCAGATGGCAACGGTAGAGGCGCCGGAGTCCACTTTCCGATATCAGCAACGAGGCCGGTGGATCGATCACTGGGAGCCGGACAATAATGAATTCTGGGAGAACGGCGGACAACAAACCGCCCGCAAGAATCTGATCTTCTCGGTATTCGCCGAAAATCTCGGGTTCAGCATCTGGGTACTGTGGGCCAGCGTCGTCACGGTGATGGGCTCGGCCGGATTCGACTTCCTCGCCGGACTCGGCAAGGGCAATCCCACCGCCGTGAGCAATGCGCTGCTGCTCACCTCCATGCCGACGCTTGTCGGTGCGGCACTGCGCATTCCGTACACCTTCGCCATTCCGCGCTTCGGCGGCCGCGCGTTCACGATCTTCAGCGCGGGCATGCTGCTGATCCCCACCCTCGGGCTGGTCTGGTTCATCAATGAGCCGCATACGCCCATGTGGGTGTTCGTGGTGCTGGCCGCGCTCGCCGGTGTCGGCGGCGGCAACTTCTCCTCGTCGATGGCGAATATCAACTTCTTCTACCCCGAGGGTAAGAAGGGCACCGCCCTGGGCATCAATGCCGCGGGCGGCAATCTCGGTGTGGCGCAGACACAGCTGTTCGTCCCACTGATCATCACCCTCGGCACGCAGATCATGGCCAAGGACGCGGGCGGTTACCGGTTCGGCATCACACTGTCGGTGCTGGTGTGGATTCCGTTCATCCTCATCGCCATGGTCGGTGCGCTGCGGTACATGGACTCGCTCTCCGGCGCGAAATCCGATGGGACGTCGTACAAACTGGCGCTCGTCAATCCGCACACCTGGGTGATGGCCGTGCTCTACGTCGGCACCTTCGGATCGTTCATCGGCTACTCCTTCGCCTTCCCGACGCTGCTCAAAGCCAATTTCCCGGATCTGGCCAAGATCGGCTGGATGGGGACGCTCGGCAATCTCGCCTTCCTGGGCGCGCTCGTCGGTTCCATGAGCCGGCCCTTCGGCGGCTGGGTCTCCGATAGGCTCAGCGGCGCGAAGATCACCCTCTACGTCTTCGCCGGAATGGCGGTCGCGACCCTGCTCATCATGGCGTCGCTGTCGGCGAAAAGCTTTCCGCTGTTCCTGATTTCGTTCCTGCTGCTGTTCGCGCTCTCCGGGGTCGGCAATGGTTCCACCTACCGGATGATCCCGATGATCTTCACCGCGGAGGCTCGTCGCCGCGCCTCGGAGACCGGGCAGGACATCAGCGCCGCGCTGACCTCCGCCAAGCGGCAGGCGGGTGCGGCCATCGGCGTCATCGGGGCGGTCGGGGCCGCGGGCGGCTGGGTGCTGCAGCAGGCCCTGCGACTCTCGGGCCTGCACTACGGCAATATGAATCCCGCCTTCTGGGGCTATGTTGTCGCGTATCTCGCCATGGGCGGGCTGACCTGGTGGTTCTACCTGCGCTCGTCGTTCGCCACCAGCCGCGCACCGTCGCTGGCGCACGCCAACGTGTAGCACTCCACCCGAAAACGACTGTCGCGCCGAGCAATTCGCTCGGCGCGACAGTCGTTTCGGCGCATTCGCCTACAGCAGCAGGCGGATTCGATCGGCGGTGCGGCCCAGACCCGGGAAGGCCTCCGGGGTCGAACGCGGGTGCAGGGCATGCACCGCGAGGCGGAACATGACCGCGCGCACCAGCATTTGCGGCCACTCGGGCAGACTCCCCCAGCGCTCCAGCAGTCCGTCGTCGGCGCCGCCCCACGACAGGGCGTCGACCACTATCACCGCCGCGGCCCAGGGCGCGGGCCGCCAGTACGGGGTGATGTCGGTGAGGCCGGGCGCGAGCCCGCCGCCGGCGAAGAGCACGGTGCCGAACAGATCGCCGTGCACCAGCTGCGGCGGTGTCGCCACCGGCTTGCGCAGAGTCGAGAGCTGAGTGATCAGGTGCAGGCTGCGGTCGCCGTCGGGTGAGGTGGCCGGCAGCATGCCGCCGACCTTGAGGCTGCGCAGCGGTACCGCCTCCCAGGCGGCGCGGTCGGCAGCGGCGAAAACATCCACATCGACCCACGGCGCCACCGGCGCCTGCGCCAGGAAGCGCGGGCGCTCCAGCTGCTGCGTCACCTTGTGCAGTCGCAGCGACAGCGACACCACCTCGTCGTGCCGGGGTTCCGGCACGCCGTCCAGATAGGTGTCACCGCGCCAGCCGGAGACGACATATCGGCCGTCGGTGGCGCGCACGGGCCGCGCCAGACGCAGCCCGTCGACCCGCAGCGTCTCGCGCACCTTCGCCGACCAGGCGGCACGCGCATGATCGGTCACCGGGCTCAGTACCACATCGCCGCACCGCCAGCCGCCGTCCCAGTTCCCCAGCGGAACCGGCGCGACTTCGCGCAACC encodes the following:
- a CDS encoding MFS transporter; its protein translation is MSALTLRIAVTAFTPLADRIGTDIGYGTAVVGVFGMIPTAMFAAAGLLTPILSRRLGLETTALVAMGMTAAGSAIRAVVPDTWELLVFSALALTGMGIGNVVIPPLVKRYFSDRLALLSSVYIVMVQLGTVIPALVAVPIAQAHGWRISLGLWAILPLIAMLPWLGVLRIRRDHARADSTEMPADAVESTGRVWKSSLAWGMALMFGMTSLITYSMFTWMPKIFSDAGASASFGGSMVGIFALIGLVAALSAPIVVGRMANPFPVVIACAGFFFAGFAGLLIAPMAAPLVWVLLLGLGPSTFPMALTLINLRTRTSAGSAALSGFTQGVGYAVACLGPVLFGALHSVTGGWLAPFALLVVAVLVLLAGAWLACKPRMLEDTWA
- a CDS encoding MFS transporter, whose protein sequence is MATVEAPESTFRYQQRGRWIDHWEPDNNEFWENGGQQTARKNLIFSVFAENLGFSIWVLWASVVTVMGSAGFDFLAGLGKGNPTAVSNALLLTSMPTLVGAALRIPYTFAIPRFGGRAFTIFSAGMLLIPTLGLVWFINEPHTPMWVFVVLAALAGVGGGNFSSSMANINFFYPEGKKGTALGINAAGGNLGVAQTQLFVPLIITLGTQIMAKDAGGYRFGITLSVLVWIPFILIAMVGALRYMDSLSGAKSDGTSYKLALVNPHTWVMAVLYVGTFGSFIGYSFAFPTLLKANFPDLAKIGWMGTLGNLAFLGALVGSMSRPFGGWVSDRLSGAKITLYVFAGMAVATLLIMASLSAKSFPLFLISFLLLFALSGVGNGSTYRMIPMIFTAEARRRASETGQDISAALTSAKRQAGAAIGVIGAVGAAGGWVLQQALRLSGLHYGNMNPAFWGYVVAYLAMGGLTWWFYLRSSFATSRAPSLAHANV
- a CDS encoding TIGR02569 family protein, giving the protein MTAVEPPEHVRSTFGLREVAPVPLGNWDGGWRCGDVVLSPVTDHARAAWSAKVRETLRVDGLRLARPVRATDGRYVVSGWRGDTYLDGVPEPRHDEVVSLSLRLHKVTQQLERPRFLAQAPVAPWVDVDVFAAADRAAWEAVPLRSLKVGGMLPATSPDGDRSLHLITQLSTLRKPVATPPQLVHGDLFGTVLFAGGGLAPGLTDITPYWRPAPWAAAVIVVDALSWGGADDGLLERWGSLPEWPQMLVRAVMFRLAVHALHPRSTPEAFPGLGRTADRIRLLL
- the nirB gene encoding nitrite reductase large subunit NirB codes for the protein MTHTVGHKTAVVVGHGMVGHRFVEALRSRDEANAWQVIVLSEEPLAAYDRVGLSSYVGLWETSALALPGNGYEGDAQVRVRLGVRADSIDKAARKVTTSTGDVIDYDALVLATGSYAWVPPVPGHDTSECFVYRTLADLDGIRATAEAAGPGAVGVVVGGGLLGLEAANALRLLGMTPHVVEYNNWLMPAQIDEGGGAILAQLVTELGLHVHTGVGTSTIETVTDAPLSERLNVTLSDGTELCTAMVVFAAGVRPRDEIAREAGLEVGPRGGVITDLGLRTSDPSIYAIGEVAAVEGVCYGLVAPGYSTAEVVADRLLGGAGEFPGADMSTKLKLLGVDVASFGDAHAKTEGALSVVLHDAAKGTYAKLVVSDDAKTLLGGILVGDAAQYSALRPLVGRPLPAEPAALISPAGAELGADTLPDDAQICSCNNVTKGAICGAIAEGACDVPAVKSCTNAGTSCGGCVPMLKKLLEQSGVAQSKALCEHFTQSRAELFHIVQSTGVRTFSALIARYGAGSGCDICKPTVASILASTSSDHILDGEQASLQDTNDHFLANLQKNGTYSVVPRMPGGEVTADQLITIGQVAKDFGLYVKVTGGQRIDLFGARVEQLPLIWKRLVEVGMESGHAYGKSLRTVKSCVGSTWCRYGQQDSVGMAVLLEKRYRGLRSPHKIKLGVSGCARECAEARGKDVGVIATENGWNLYVGGNGGLTPKHAVLLAGALDDETLIRYIDRYLMFYIRTADRLQRTAPWQEALEGGIDYVKQVVCEDSLGIAEELEAAMERHVAGYRDEWAAVLDDEEKLSRFVTFVNAPEESDPTIAFDDSGDRKVPVLLGIPDLPEMTA
- a CDS encoding FadR/GntR family transcriptional regulator translates to MQPVRRTSLIAQVTEQLRAEIRSGRWSVGSRIPTEPELTELTGTGRNTVREAVQALVHAGMLERRQGSGTYVISTSTLGGTLAEYFADAQQRDILELRQALDTTAAALAARRRDAGDIADLERLLEDRRATWDDNFDAAIEADVQLHRAIVVASHNAVYLEFYDSLLPIIEAVIRSRSEKAGAAYHDEHAELVRAVIDGDPEGAARAANCFLSSLIAEFPDAR
- a CDS encoding MFS transporter, which codes for MQLLTRNRDIEHWDAEDVDAWEAGGKTIARRNLIWSVFAEHVGFSVWSIWSVMVLFMPTAVFHIDTAGKFFLGAVPTLVGGIMRIPYTVATAKFGGRNWTIVSALALLAPVLLTLYFINKPGTSYTTFLIIAAFAGLGGGNFSSSMANINVFYPQRLKGWALGMNAGGGNIGVPAIQVVGLVVIATLGSAYGNASAVCLVYLALIVVAALGAALNMDNVRNQKADLSYMVKSLRLPQSWAIAFLYIGTFGSFIGYSFAFGQVLQISFKAGGASAAAAALHAAQIAFIGPLLGSLARPYGGKWADRIGGGKVTLYTFTAMTAAAAVVAVASTAGDGAGSPKGGVLVALIIGFTALFIISGFGNGAVTKLIPSVFEAKSRSLPGDSATRAAWAQNSSGALIGFVGAVGALGGVGINLVLRSSYASTQSATTAFWVFMAFYVLCGAVCWMVFLRRPRAAAPAAVVIDAAAPAAVVVDVAAPALEAEAAESDSLSSTPARV